The segment AGATCCGTCCGCTGGCAAAAAAGCTAATGAACAATCCGGTAGAGATCAATATTGCAATCAGTAAACCTGCTGCCGGTGTCGATCAGAAAGCTTATGTTGTTTTTGATGACCAGAAAAACAATCTTATCGTGAATTTACTGGCTGAAAGAAAGATCAGCACTGCTTTGATATTTGCATCAACAAAAATTGCAGTGAAAACGCTTGAGAAAGAATTACAGAGAAGAAATCTTCCTGCTGCTGCTATTCACAGCGATCTTACTCAAGAGATGCGTGAAAGCGTTTTATTGAATTTCAAAAATAAAAAAGTTCCTGTGCTTATCGCTACTGATATCCTGTCACGCGGAATTGATATTGAGAACATCGCACTTGTGATCAATTACGATGTTCCGGGAGATGCAGAAGATTATGTACATCGTGTCGGCAGAACTGCCAGAGCAGAAACAACCGGAGAGGCAATTACTTTTATAAGTCCGAAAGATCAGTCACGTTTTGTACAAATTGAAACATTTATTGAAAGTACAATTCCGAAGATCCCATTACCTGAGGTTTTAGGAAAAGGTCCCGAGTGGAATCCTGTTGAACAAAAAAGAAATAATTTTGGCGGTAAGAAAAGAAATTTTTCAAAAAAGAAAAAACCTAATCATAGCCAGAAAAAATAATCTCTCAATACGATGCTTACCAATAACGATATCTTCAAAAAATTACGCGTCGCACTTGAATTACGTGACGACGATATCATTAAAATTCTGAAGCTTGTAAATTTTGAAATCAGTAAAACAGAATTGAGTGCTATTTTCCGCAATGAAGACCACCCTAATTATAAACCTTGCGGTGATCAGCTACTGCGGAATTTTTTGAATGGACTTGTCATTTATAAGCGAGGGCCGATGCCGAAAAGAATGAATGATGAAAAGTGAATAATATCCGGGCTCATTTAAATATTGAGACATTGTTGCAGCACTTTTCACCATTCATTTTTATTTTAATTAATTCAATTT is part of the Bacteroidota bacterium genome and harbors:
- a CDS encoding DEAD/DEAH box helicase, which encodes MEDLGFEAFNFSDDLLDGLYTMGYEKPTPIQNSVIPEILAKRDVLACAQTGTGKTAAYLLPTLQQISDSKTPHTAALILAPTRELAVQIDQAFQGFAYFTHANSIAVYGGNDGFSFDREKKALMEGTSVIIATPGRLLSHLKLGYVKMDQLETLILDEADKMLDMGFYEDIMTINKFLPEKKQILLFSATMPVKIRPLAKKLMNNPVEINIAISKPAAGVDQKAYVVFDDQKNNLIVNLLAERKISTALIFASTKIAVKTLEKELQRRNLPAAAIHSDLTQEMRESVLLNFKNKKVPVLIATDILSRGIDIENIALVINYDVPGDAEDYVHRVGRTARAETTGEAITFISPKDQSRFVQIETFIESTIPKIPLPEVLGKGPEWNPVEQKRNNFGGKKRNFSKKKKPNHSQKK
- a CDS encoding DUF1456 family protein, producing the protein MLTNNDIFKKLRVALELRDDDIIKILKLVNFEISKTELSAIFRNEDHPNYKPCGDQLLRNFLNGLVIYKRGPMPKRMNDEK